The Solanum pennellii chromosome 11, SPENNV200 sequence NNNNNNNNNNNNNNNNNNNNNNNNNNNNNNNNNNNNNNNNNNNNNNNNNNNNNNNNNNNNNNNNNNNNNNNNNNNNNNNNNNNNNNNNNNNNNNNNNNNNNNNNNNNNNNNNNNNNNNNNNNNNNNNNNNNNNNNNNNNNNNNNNNNNNNNNNNNNNNNNNNNNNNNNNNNNNNNNNNNNNNNNNNNNNNNNNNNNNNNNNNNNNNNNNNNNNNNNNNNNNNNNNNNNNNNNNNNNNNNNNNNNNNNNNNNNNNNNNNNNNNNNNNNNNNNNNNNNNNNNNNNNNNNNNNNNNNNNNNNNNNNNNNNNNNNNNNNNNNNNNNNNNNNNNNNNNNNNNNNNNNNNNNNNNNNNNNNNNNNNNNNNNNNNNNNNNNNNNNNNNNNNNNNNNNNNNNNNNNNNNNNNNNNNNNNNNNNNNNNNNNNNNNNNNNNNNNNNNNNNNNNNNNNNNNNNNNNNNNNNNNNNNNNNNNNNNNNNNNNNNNNNNNNNNNNNNNNNNNNNNNNNNNNNNNNNNNNNNNNNNNNNNNNNNNNNNNNNNNNNNNNNNNNNNNNNNNNNNNNNNNNNNNNNNNNNNNNNNNNNNNNNNNNNNNNNNNNNNNNNNNNNNNNNNNNNNNNNNNNNNNNNNNNNNNNNNNNNNNNNNNNNNNNNNNNNNNNNNNNNNNNNNNNNNNNNNNNNNNNNNNNNNNNNNNNNNNNNNNNNNNNNNNNNNNNNNNNNNNNNNNNNNNNNNNNNNNNNNNNNNNNNNNNNNNNNNNNNNNNNNNNNNNNNNNNNNNNNNNNNNNNNNNNNNNNNNNNNNNNNNNNNNNNNNNNNNNNNNNNNNNNNNNNNNNNNNNNNNNNNNNNNNNNNNNNNNNNNNNNNNNNNNNNNNNNNNNNNNNNNNNNNNNNNNNNNNNNNNNNNNNNNNNNNNNNNNNNNNNNNNNNNNNNNNNNNNNNNNNNNNNNNNNNNNNNNNNNNNNNNNNNNNNNNNNNNNNNNNNNNNNNNNNNNNNNNNNNNNNNNNNNNNNNNNNNNNNNNNNNNNNNNNNNNNNNNNNNNNNNNNNNNNNNNNNNNNNNNNNNNNNNNNNNNNNNNNNNNNNNNNNNNNNNNNNNNNNNNNNNNNNNNNNNNNNNNNNNNNNNNNNNNNNNNNNNNNNNNNNNNNNNNNNNNNNNNNNNNNNNNNNNNNNNNNNNNNNNNNNNNNNNNNNNNNNNNNNNNNNNNNNNNNNNNNNNNNNNNNNNNNNNNNNNNNNNNNNNNNNNNNNNNNNNNNNNNNNNNNNNNNNNNNNNNNNNNNNNNNNNNNNNNNNNNNNNNNNNNNNNNNNNNNNNNNNNNNNNNNNNNNNNNNNNNNNNNNNNNNNNNNNNNNNNNNNNNNNNNNNNNNNNNNNNNNNNNNNNNNNNNNNNNNNNNNNNNNNNNNNNNNNNNNNNNNNNNNNNNNNNNNNNNNNNNNNNNNNNNNNNNNNNNNNNNNNNNNNNNNNNNNNNNNNNNNNNNNNNNNNNNNNNNNNNNNNNNNNNNNNNNNNNNNNNNNNNNNNNNNNNNNNNNNNNNNNNNNNNNNNNNNNNNNNNNNNNNNNNNNNNNNNNNNNNNNNNNNNNNNNNNNNNNNNNNNNNNNNNNNNNNNNNNNNNNNNNNNNNNNNNNNNNNNNNNNNNNNNNNNNNNNNNNNNNNNNNNNNNNNNNNNNNNNNNNNNNNNNNNNNNNNNNNNNNNNNNNNNNNNNNNNNNNNNNNNNNNNNNNNNNNNNNNNNNNNNNNNNNNNNNNNNNNNNNNNNNNNNNNNNNNNNNNNNNNNNNNNNNNNNNNNNNNNNNNNNNNNNNNNNNNNNNNNNNNNNNNNNNNNNNNNNNNNNNNNNNNNNNNNNNNNNNNNNNNNNNNNNNNNNNNNNNNNNNNNNNNNNNNNNNNNNNNNNNNNNNNNNNNNNNNNNNNNNNNNNNNNNNNNNNNNNNNNNNNNNNNNNNNNNNNNNNNNNNNNNNNNNNNNNNNNNNNNNNNNNNNNNNNNNNNNNNNNNNNNNNNNNNNNNNNNNNNNNNNNNNNNNNNNNNNNNNNNNNNNNNNNNNNNNNNNNNNNNNNNNNNNNNNNNNNNNNNNNNNNNNNNNNNNNNNNNNNNNNNNNNNNNNNNNNNNNNNNNNNNNNNNNNNNNNNNNNNNNNNNNNNNNNNNNNNNNNNNNNNNNNNNNNNNNNNNNNNNNNNNNNNNNNNNNNNNNNNNNNNNNNNNNNNNNNNNNNNNNNNNNNNNNNNNNNNNNNNNNNNNNNNNNNNNNNNNNNNNNNNNNNNNNNNNNNNNNNNNNNNNNNNNNNNNNNNNNNNNNNNNNNNNNNNNNNNNNNNNNNNNNNNNNNNNNNNNNNNNNNNNNNNNNNNNNNNNNNNNNNNNNNNNNNNNNNNNNNNNNNNNNNNNNNNNNNNNNNNNNNNNNNNNNNNNNNNNNNNNNNNNNNNNNNNNNNNNNNNNNNNNNNNNNNNNNNNNNNNNNNNNNNNNNNNNNNNNNNNNNNNNNNNNNNNNNNNNNNNNNNNNNNNNNNNNNNNNNNNNNNNNNNNNNNNNNNNNNNNNNNNNNNNNNNNNNNNNNNNNNNNNNNNNNNNNNNNNNNNNNNNNNNNNNNNNNNNNNNNNNNNNNNNNNNNNNNNNNNNNNNNNNNNNNNNNNNNNNNNNNNNNNNNNNNNNNNNNNNNNNNNNNNNNNNNNNNNNNNNNNNNNNNNNNNNNNNNNNNNNNNNNNNNNNNNNNNNNNNNNNNNNNNNNNNNNNNNNNNNNNNNNNNNNNNNNNNNNNNNNNNtacccaattttcagaattctaagtgttttggaacgagacccccacgacggtccgtcgtgcccacgacggttcgtcgtgggatccgtcgactcagccagttttttcagaaataaaatctgctgctcaaaacgactaaacaggtcgttacaaaaagaAAGTGGAAAATTAATCTATTAGGATTGAAAATTAGAAAGATGTGAGTTATGCATGATTATTATTTACTCCTAATTATGTGAAAAGTTTTTGTTGTAGATGTTcctatattaataaaaattatttttaattaattgagtaaactacttttacaaaaaatcaattaatttaaataagaaaaaaaggtcaaaaaagagaagataaatatCACAtcgcttttttttttatgtatctcattttcaataattaagagaagttaaataaattacactttttagttttaatataaataatgtgaCTAAGGggaaattttttcttcattcttttcattaaataatttatttattcattaaatttttttaaagtactaaaaaatgattaatttattttttgtttagtctatgactatttttaatatgataaactatatcatatatatatataatggcaTCGATATGCAATAGCTATAAGAAATGTATCATgtgcaatattatatttttcaactgtgacaaaaattaaaatattaattagaacatgacgaaaaaattacataaaaataaaactatataagtTTTCATCTTCAgtcataataataacaacaacaacaacaacaacaacaacaacaacaacaacaacaacaacaacaacaacaacaacaacaacaacaacaacaacaataataataataataataataataataataataagaagaagaagaagaagaagaagaagaagaagaagaaaagcaaagtaaaatgaagaaaataatgttaattgCTTTCTAATGTGTTGATTAGTAGagtttcataatttaatttttgttgaataacatgaaattatatatctaataaaaaaatataatcgaaacaatacatgaatgaattaatcttcaaaatatttgaaaatcattcaAACTTTTTTACTAATATGACCATCTTGttgatgaaatcttgaaataattctgattccttcttcattttcaataattaagagaagttaaataaattacacttttttgttataatataattaatgtgactaaggtgaaattttttcttcattcttttcattaaataatttatttattcattaaatttttttaaagtactaaaaaatgattaatttattttttgtttagtctatgactattttttaatatgataaactatatcatatatatataatggcaTCAATATGCAATAGCTATAAGAAATGTATCATgtgcaatattatatttttcaactgtgacaaaaattaaaatattaattagaacatgacgaaaaaattacataaaaataaaactatataacttttcatcttcagtcataataataataataataataataataataataataataataataataataatactaataataataataataataataataataagaagaagaagaagaagaagaagaagaaaagcaaagtaaaatgaagaaaataatgttaattgaGCTTTCTAATGTGTTGATTAGTAGagtttcataatttaattttttgttgaataaCATGAAATTGtatatctaataaaaaaaaatataatcgaaacaatacatgaatgaattaatcttcaaaatatttgaaaatcattcaAACTTTTTTACTAATATGACCATCTTCTTCATGAAatcatgaaataattatgattccttcttcattttcataaactTGTACCAAACTAATGCAAACATCaatttgatgaatcttgaagAATATATCTATGATCTTTATCAATATGAAGATCATATGGTGAACTTCTTAAGTACATAATTgatgaaaaagatgaagaaaaaaaatataaaagaggaaaaaactatactaataagaagaaagaatgagaaaatgagaATGATCATTGAACATAGATAGTTGTTATTTATAGTTTGTGTAAAccataagaataattaaaaataagttgaagAGACATATTATTTAAGTAGGAAATGTAAATAGATGGAGGTTTTGTTGTAACTTATTAGGTATAAAcagaataataaatatgaatgaattttttaattaataaataaattatttaataaagagaaatgaaaaaaaataaaaaaaggaggaaaaaaagtaattgaaatggaggtcatagagaggtgccacatcagctcctctatgatcctcctttatatattgatatattgatTAGATCATTTAATATTAACCAACAAGAGTTACTTTGGAGTCTcattaatatttatacataCTTAACCATGTGTATCATATTCAAGTTTTAAGTAcgaaataactttttaaaaaattatttaccccaataaaaattttcaacatacttcatatttACTCGATCCACACTAATATTAAatattggatatatatattttctttaagaaaaaggTTCAACCTTAGAAAATATTAATGttaaaaaagatatttagtggcaataattttttttaacgataatatttattattgtaaaaatatgTAATGATAATCAATTTATTGTTAATACATTTAGAATGTTAAGAtctttaaaaacatatatatagaaTGTTAGATTTTAAgtatcatatcatattattgCAACTTTTTTCATAGTGGGATTGATATGTGTTTGTGCAAATATTTGTGTTGATAAATTTTACCTCATTTTGGTACCTTTTTAACACCTTTTTAAGAACTCTTTTCCTTTTTACCTTTTTAGTGATTTGAATTCATAATTAGGAAAGAGAAGGTGTGTATAAGTCTCAGTTAGAAGGTGTGAGAAAGGGTAGAAGGTAGGTCGAAAAGTACTGAAAAAATGTGATTAGACAAAACATGACACAATTACATAAACTAAGGCCATGACTATAGATACGATGAAGTGGAGATCACGTATTAAGGTAGAAAGTTAGTAAAGATAGGCTAGTTATAGGGGTATGCAAAGGGGTGAAGATAGCTAAAAAAGTATTGAAGAGAGGTAGTTAGACAACTCTATATAGGATGAAGTGAAGATCGTGTATTAGAGTATAATGCCAATAAAGATAGAGTGTTGTCTTACCTGCGAGGATTTAGACCTATAATTAGTACCCGTCATAGTACTAGTCGTATACTTGTAATTCTTATTTATGTGTTAATCTTCTTATATTGTTTATTGAGTTTCGATTATCATACTATTTCGTTGTCGTTATTGCTTCTTTTATCGTGCACTACTTTGCTTATTTCATTGCTATGCTTTCTTCATCGTAGTTGAATATTTGTCCGGAGTTTCTTATCATAAATGAATAAGATAAAGTTCTCATTTTGGCTAATTTTTCTCTAGTAGGAAAATGTTAGGATTCAATAAATAGATATTTGTTCctcctaatttaattaatattcataatttaGTTCTAATGGCCTTGAGAATTTTGGTTAGGAGAAGAATTTGTAGTGTGAACCTTTTTGCAGTCCGAATATAATAAGATGATGTTATTTGtctctatattttataatatcatttttatataatgaatTACTTATCTCTTTTATGAATGATATTACTTAaatctttctttttaattttcaaccCTGTAATTAACAATAAAAGATATTTACGTGGTATcctctttttgttatttttatttttgggtaaAGAAATTTGAATGATATAAAAGGTTGTTAAATCAAAGAATTCTGCACATTCTCGATCATCACTGTTCCCGTCATCTTTCATTCTCTCTCATTTTTCTTACCAAGAAAAAAGGAAccaacaaaattataataaaaaataaaaaataaaaaataaaaactaccTCATCACCAGATCTGAGAAGCTCTCtatattatttgtttgtgttttCGTTCTTTAAtccttcatttctttttttgatacTTAAAGATgcaatttttatatgaattctTCAATCTTTGCTGAATGGGTATTGATCAAAATGTGTAACTGAAGCTGTGTTAggctttattttttttgttttcttgtattGAGTTGGCAATAAAGATACATTCTTTATTAATATTCAGAGAAGAATGATGATTCTGATTTTTGTAGATTTTTAGTTGATTATATTATGTAGATTTAAACTGGGTTGGGTTTTTTCGGTTAATTTTTGCGGGGGGAGATTGATTTACCGGAAATTGATTTGCGATGATGACGTCATCACCTCCTCGGCAGTCCGACGACGGAGGAGGAGGATCGAATTATATTCAACACCAAGTTACAAAATTTGATACCCTTCCTGGTGTAGCAATCAGATATGGCGttgaggtaatttttttttttttggttttggtaaataatacaaataaaaatattggtaTTTTGTAGTTGAAACGGAGTAACGAAGGATCGGATAGTCGATCCTGGCTTGTTTGGGACAGAGGGTTAGTTGTTGTCGGATTGAGTTATCGGTATTTATGAGATGTTGCTTCATGTGTGCTGTGTTATACTTTAGTTTTGATTATAGAAAGAATGGAGGAATTGGGGACATTTGAATGAATAAATTTGTTGCATTGTTCATATAACTATAACTGGTCTCTCTGTTTGTGTGGGCTATAAGCCTATAACAGGCTGCTGGTTGATTAGTTGAGCTGTCGTAGTTTGCAAAAATGccattttcattaaattatagaaaaagatttttgacATTGACAATAGAGTGATAGCTTAGTGAAATGAGGTTGTGTTCGAGTTGATAAAAGTAAAAGGTGTCGTTTAGCTCCTCATAAAGGAGGTTTGGTGGGGATGAGCTTTGCCATATtcggaaaaaaaagagaagagaattCTTGTGAACTATGTAATAGTGAAAAATGACGAGGGAGGCACAATATATTAGAGTTGGGTGTTTATTTCCCTTTGATAAGTAAAAAGAAGAGGAATAGTTGTTGAGGTGGTTTGATTTTACTGTGTTGTCTGCGAGCCCTTAACTGACAGAAGGAAGACGAGTCAGCAGCTCTAGTAGTTTTTGCAGGTGATCATTAAAGTTCTCTAGGATCCTTTAGTGGTTGTAGATGTGGGCTTTACTCTGTTTTCCATGAGCATATAATTGATAGAATGAAGATGGACCTAAATTTGGCAGCTGTAGAAGTTTCTGCTGGAGATAAATGTAACTATAGCATCAAATTCTGGTGGATCATTTAGCGGTTGTAGGCATGTAGTGGCAGAGCTCGTTTTGGCATGTACTCTCAACTCTGCTGTCAGTATACTGGATTCTAGAGCTATGGTTAGCCAGCCTCTGCTCTTAAAGGCTAAAGTTTATCTTTTTGGCTATTATTATGACAAATGTCTTTATGCACTTAATTAGTTCTTCTTCTGCTATTGTCAATGCATATAtattactccctctgtttcaaaaagagtggcctagtttgacttggcacgaagtttaagaaaataaagaagacttttgaatcttgtggtcctaaattaaagttatgtcaaatgtataaaatttcctttaatcttgtggccttaaacatgccacaTGGAAAcctgaaattaaaatgttacaaaaaaaaaagaaagatgtcattcattttgaaacagactaaaaaggaaagtggGTCATTGAACACTTGCAAGTTTCTGAGAATGCCAGCTGAATTTATGAACATTTTGAAACAAATGCGAGGATAAATAGTGTGATGATTCAAGGAGTTTTGAACTTATTCCATTAGGTGACATGCTAAGCATGCACTTTATGTAATGCTGAACTtcagttttgttttatttttactgCAAAATTAAGATATCTTTATCATTTTGCACCTAAGATCGCATCCTCCAAATAGATGATGGCTTTAACATGGTGTGCAATCATATAATGTGACAGGTGTCTGATATTAAGAAGTTGAATGGGCTGGTTTCGGATCTCCAAATGTTTGCTCGAAAGACACTTCAAATACCATTACCTGGGAGGCATCCACCATCACCTGCTGTCTCAAATGGTCAAGACACCCAAGGGTACTGTAACGTTTCTTTAGATCTCATACATGTGTCTCTTTCACAACATCTCCTCTAGTACTGGTTATAAAGTCTTTATTTTAATGAACTTGTTGTACTAGTCTGAGGATAAAGCTTTTATGTATAATTATAATTGCTTGTTTGCACGTTTTTCCTTTGTTATTCTTCTGGACATGAAAGCCATACACGGTATATTCCGGTTTGTTCAGAGCTGCATTAACTCTTTCAGAAAATAGTGCTTATTGTATGGGGGCACCCTTTTGATATAATATGGTGTTGGGGATCTGATCACAGTTACCTAGAGATGCCTTCATAACTTTGCATGTTGTTTGAACTTTTTGTTCATCAGCTTTCATTCCTTTTCTCTCTTTacaaatttgacatgaattAGATATTTCACCTAACAAACCACAATCTACCGTTTATTTGTTAGTTGAATGTCGTCATTTTTTTACTTGTCTTTCTCTACATGGAACAAGTCATATCAGCTTGTGGTTCTCTGTTATTGTAATTTGTTAGTGTCACCTGTAGAATATAACCTGCCGTGTTTCACATAGATATTTAAGTAGGACTTGTTTAGGCAAGAGCTTTATGTGGGTCTCGTGGAGAAAAGCTTGAGATGAGCCCATTTACCTTGGGTGGGTCTCTGTTGTATGTTGGAAATAGAAATTTCCAATTAAGGCATATATAATTTGTGTTGTGCTGTATAAATTTGTTTACGTAATCTGGTTTGTGGGTAATATTACTTCGTCTGATCCACTTTATGGGACAGAATTACTATTTGGGAAGTCAAATGAGTTTTTCTTTAACCACAGttttttcaattactttttaaaaataactattgtgactttttgtactttttttttttttgtaattttagtaATGAGTAAGtttatttcaaaaatcttgAAGATTCTATTTCAAAATTCACACCGAAAATTAGGTAATTTGACCATGTACCATGTACTGTCTAAAAGGAAAAAGACAGACAAGCTTTGCTTTGTCCACAAGAACTTTactgaaagaaagaaaagattgTCCACAAGAAGAATTTTCTTGTATCGTATATAACTAGTTTCCTACAAAGTTAACATTTAGGTGGTTCTTATATATTAGTATCATCTGACATTTCGTGGGGTCTCTTGGAGTTGCAGAAATCATGTTCTATTATATGTTTCCAGGTACATATTCTGGATTACTTTTTCTTGTGAATTAGAATGAATTTGGTAACGCTTGCACTAGTATGAATTAGAGAAACTAAAGAGGAAATTCATATTATTTCTCATATCACTAATTTCCGCCGAACTATATTCATGTGAACTGCTAGTCTAATGAAGATTGCTTATTTCTTCTAAAGTTGATACGACGTCCCATGTCAAGTAGTATCTACGATACAAGACTATTTTATGTATTTAGTCATTTCTGTGTCATTGGCTTCTTGACTACCACATCTTTGATATTCTAAGCTTTAGAACTTGTGCTGAGCTATGTGGTAACTGTGATTTGTTTCTTGACAGGCCAAGCAGCTCTGAGCAGATCCCTCCTATGAACAAATACCCTGATTTGTTTGGTTCATTTCAATCCCTGAAATTGAAGTCTTCCTCCCAGCAAAGAGTTTCACCAGCCATGAGCTCTTTACTAGGTTATCAGGGCCCTAAACTGGCAGATCAGAAAGTTGCATCTGAAGGTTTTGAAATGGCTGTCTATCGGAAAGGAGTATCACATTATTTAGAAGATGGACCATTTGTCATGTCAACTCATCATTCTAATCAACCACGTGGTCTTCATAGAAAATGTAAAAGTGTAGCTAATGATATGTCAGAGAACGGAGTAGGTAGCGCTGAAAATTGCTCTAATAGATTGTTCGAGAAATTGTCTAGAAGGCGCCAAAAATCTGAGGCTGATTTCAGTTCCCGCACGCCAGAAGTGCTGTTGAAAGAAGATAACAGCAGTGGCAGCGGGTTTTCTGCTGCTGCTGGCAAAGGTTTGGCTTTGCGACCTAAATCAGCTAGTCGAATTCTCCTTGGACCAGATGCTGAAGCAAGTTCCATAAATCCTATCACTATGCTGTTGAACGATTCTTTTCTGAACGACAGTGCAAGTGTCAGGAAGTCATCGAGTACACCGAGTTTGCAGGAATCAGACAGTAGCACGTTATCTTCCCTATGGACAACATCCAAGTGGAATTTGAAGCCAGATTTCCAGGCAATTTCTACTGCCGCAATTACCAAACCAATCTTTGATAGCCTTCAAAAGCCCACTGGTCCTCGAAAAAGCAAGACTGCTGTTGATTAGCTATTCTTTCTGCATTTTTTGTTAGTCCTCTTCTTAAGAACTAGAAACTGAAAACTAGCTATAAAAGTAAAGCACTAAAAATACTGGCTTATTGCTGTCATTTCATCTTCCATTCCTTTTTTTCTGTTGCAAAAAAAGGTTAAGTTTATTCTTAGAGTTGAAAATCTGTAGCAGCACAGCAAAGATCTGTGTAGTAGAAATTTTTGTTGCTCCACCGACCTTCCAAATCCTATATATGTTTAAGTACATATGTAGCTCATTTATCTGTAACTGGGAGGAAAGATCActgattatattattaaaatatatttgacattCTTTCTGCATATCTTGATTCACATGGTTTTGATTCATTCAATATATATCAATGTGCTTCTGCCACAGTTTTTAGAGACTGtagattgaaaataatttacattGCATAGTCATCTTTGAGTTGTTGCGCTTGAGCTGAGGGTCTTTCAGAAACAGTATCTCTTACCTACTCGAGCCAGGAATAAGGCTTGCATACACTTAATCCTTTCCAAACTGCACTTGTGAGTTGTGAGATTACactgaatatgttgttgttagTCCTTTTTTACTTGGAAAAAGCTCAAAGCAGGCCATGCTTGCCGTTTGCAAGTGTGGCGATTTTGCTTTAGTACTATTGATGGAGAGAGTCactcaatatttatattagaagaAATAGCAAGTAACTAGC is a genomic window containing:
- the LOC107003353 gene encoding uncharacterized protein LOC107003353 isoform X1, whose product is MMTSSPPRQSDDGGGGSNYIQHQVTKFDTLPGVAIRYGVEVSDIKKLNGLVSDLQMFARKTLQIPLPGRHPPSPAVSNGQDTQGPSSSEQIPPMNKYPDLFGSFQSLKLKSSSQQRVSPAMSSLLGYQGPKLADQKVASEGFEMAVYRKGVSHYLEDGPFVMSTHHSNQPRGLHRKCKSVANDMSENGVGSAENCSNRLFEKLSRRRQKSEADFSSRTPEVLLKEDNSSGSGFSAAAGKGLALRPKSASRILLGPDAEASSINPITMLLNDSFLNDSASVRKSSSTPSLQESDSSTLSSLWTTSKWNLKPDFQAISTAAITKPIFDSLQKPTGPRKSKTAVD
- the LOC107003353 gene encoding uncharacterized protein LOC107003353 isoform X2, coding for MVSDIKKLNGLVSDLQMFARKTLQIPLPGRHPPSPAVSNGQDTQGPSSSEQIPPMNKYPDLFGSFQSLKLKSSSQQRVSPAMSSLLGYQGPKLADQKVASEGFEMAVYRKGVSHYLEDGPFVMSTHHSNQPRGLHRKCKSVANDMSENGVGSAENCSNRLFEKLSRRRQKSEADFSSRTPEVLLKEDNSSGSGFSAAAGKGLALRPKSASRILLGPDAEASSINPITMLLNDSFLNDSASVRKSSSTPSLQESDSSTLSSLWTTSKWNLKPDFQAISTAAITKPIFDSLQKPTGPRKSKTAVD